In one Niveibacterium umoris genomic region, the following are encoded:
- a CDS encoding trypsin-like serine protease → MIAVRGMAAAMLLALSAPAAAIIGGLPDGDEPDSPERRVDPDGCDSPWAGVVSVLIGNGVFSGVVVGERWVLTAGHVAAGRRLSPGDVRVRVPCGPLTGGVLEVVPHPGFAGYKSDRINFDDLTLLRLREPLPAKVPRYPLFDRPPARGIVLTLVGYGGGGNPRDGVTVGARADTKRVGENVLDDWVTRPGQGPVAYVWDFDGPDPATSLLGGPSLGNRREATVAGGDSGSGAFVRDGDQWALVGINTFQMQLPARPPKMSSVPPKFGSGGGGMLIAPYAAWIRGVIGTPEPER, encoded by the coding sequence GTGATCGCTGTGCGCGGCATGGCTGCCGCGATGCTGCTTGCACTCTCGGCTCCGGCGGCGGCGATCATCGGTGGGCTGCCCGACGGTGACGAACCGGATTCGCCTGAACGCCGTGTCGACCCGGATGGCTGCGACTCGCCCTGGGCCGGTGTCGTCAGCGTGCTGATCGGCAACGGCGTGTTCTCCGGCGTCGTCGTCGGCGAGCGCTGGGTGCTCACCGCCGGCCATGTCGCGGCCGGGCGGCGCCTGAGTCCCGGTGACGTGCGGGTGCGCGTGCCCTGTGGCCCCCTTACCGGGGGCGTGCTCGAGGTCGTGCCGCATCCGGGCTTCGCCGGCTACAAATCCGATCGCATCAACTTCGACGATCTCACCTTGTTGCGCTTGCGCGAGCCGCTACCGGCGAAGGTGCCACGCTACCCGCTGTTCGATCGCCCACCGGCGCGTGGCATCGTGCTGACGCTGGTCGGCTATGGCGGTGGTGGCAACCCGCGCGATGGCGTGACGGTCGGCGCGCGTGCCGACACCAAGCGCGTCGGCGAGAACGTTCTGGATGACTGGGTCACCCGTCCCGGTCAGGGCCCGGTGGCCTATGTGTGGGACTTCGACGGCCCCGACCCGGCGACCAGTCTTCTCGGCGGGCCGAGTCTGGGCAATCGCCGCGAGGCGACGGTCGCAGGTGGGGACTCGGGCAGCGGGGCTTTTGTGCGCGACGGCGATCAATGGGCGCTGGTCGGCATCAACACTTTCCAGATGCAACTGCCGGCCAGGCCACCGAAGATGTCTTCGGTGCCACCCAAATTCGGGTCCGGGGGTGGCGGCATGCTGATTGCGCCCTATGCCGCCTGGATTCGCGGCGTAATCGGTACGCCGGAACCTGAGCGCTGA
- the ppgK gene encoding polyphosphate--glucose phosphotransferase, which translates to MKILGVDVGGSGIKGAIVDTETGELLTERVRIQTPQPATPEAVGLTLRQLVQQHDWNGPVGIGFPAAIQHGIARTAANIDSAFIGLSVADYFSEQTGCPCFVANDADVAGMAEMRFGAGKDHRGVVLIVTIGTGLGTAFFTNGQLLPNTELGHIYLKNGMEAEHYASEAVRDAEGLKWKQWGERFNRYLTTMEALFWPDLVILGGGASAKLEKYAAQITVRAPVVAASFLNQAGIVGAALYSESQLPR; encoded by the coding sequence TTGAAGATCCTGGGAGTGGATGTCGGCGGGTCCGGCATCAAGGGTGCGATCGTCGACACCGAAACCGGCGAGCTGCTGACCGAGCGCGTGCGTATCCAGACACCACAGCCCGCCACGCCCGAAGCAGTGGGCCTGACGCTGCGGCAACTGGTGCAGCAGCACGACTGGAACGGCCCGGTCGGCATCGGCTTCCCGGCCGCGATCCAGCACGGCATCGCGCGCACGGCCGCCAACATCGACAGCGCCTTCATCGGCCTCTCGGTCGCGGACTACTTCTCCGAACAGACCGGCTGCCCCTGCTTCGTCGCCAACGACGCCGACGTGGCCGGCATGGCCGAAATGCGCTTTGGCGCCGGCAAGGATCACCGTGGCGTGGTGCTGATCGTGACGATCGGCACCGGCCTCGGCACCGCCTTCTTCACCAACGGCCAGTTGTTGCCCAACACCGAGCTGGGTCACATCTACCTGAAGAACGGCATGGAAGCCGAGCACTACGCATCGGAAGCGGTGCGCGACGCCGAGGGCCTGAAGTGGAAGCAGTGGGGCGAGCGCTTCAACCGCTACCTGACGACCATGGAAGCGCTGTTCTGGCCGGATCTGGTGATCCTTGGCGGCGGCGCGAGTGCAAAGCTGGAGAAGTACGCCGCGCAGATCACCGTGCGCGCGCCGGTGGTGGCCGCAAGCTTCCTCAACCAGGCGGGCATCGTCGGCGCGGCACTGTATTCCGAATCCCAACTGCCGCGCTGA
- a CDS encoding DsbA family protein has product MILHYVFDPFCGWCYAAAPLVRAARAVPGLQVVPHAGGMMAGAQRHYAIALRDYVVPHDRRIAAMTGQPFGDAYFEGLLRDPDAVFDSLPPTTALLAAAELGGDAAALDLLARLQTAHYVEGQRIAETAVLARLAMETGLDAAAFESAFARQLGAATQAHIAASRQMLALVGAQGFPTFILAGEGTLQRIDHSVFLGQPSGFAARLTALQGAVASPGAAGAGCADGACPVP; this is encoded by the coding sequence GTGATCCTGCACTATGTTTTCGACCCGTTCTGCGGCTGGTGCTACGCCGCGGCGCCGCTGGTGCGGGCCGCGCGCGCGGTACCCGGGCTGCAGGTGGTGCCGCACGCCGGCGGCATGATGGCCGGCGCACAGCGCCATTACGCCATCGCCTTGCGCGACTACGTCGTGCCGCACGACCGGCGCATCGCCGCGATGACCGGCCAGCCCTTCGGCGATGCGTATTTCGAAGGTCTGCTGCGCGATCCCGACGCGGTGTTCGATTCGCTGCCGCCTACGACGGCGCTGCTGGCGGCGGCGGAACTGGGTGGCGATGCGGCAGCGCTCGACCTGCTGGCGCGGCTGCAGACGGCGCACTATGTCGAGGGGCAGCGGATTGCCGAGACGGCAGTGCTGGCGCGGTTGGCGATGGAAACGGGGCTGGACGCGGCGGCCTTCGAATCCGCGTTTGCGCGGCAGCTCGGCGCCGCAACACAAGCGCATATCGCAGCCAGCCGCCAGATGCTGGCGCTGGTGGGTGCGCAAGGCTTCCCGACCTTCATTCTGGCGGGCGAGGGGACGCTCCAGCGCATTGACCACAGCGTTTTCCTAGGACAACCGTCGGGCTTCGCGGCGCGGCTCACTGCCCTGCAAGGAGCGGTTGCATCCCCGGGCGCGGCCGGCGCAGGCTGCGCAGACGGTGCCTGCCCGGTGCCCTGA
- a CDS encoding PEPxxWA-CTERM sorting domain-containing protein: MKLKPLAYLLALTTSALVAGNAIAAPRAVKPSALPALATLDLTPTVITDTATNLKVQWSWDLVNASSSLSLLSDPKLTNWTVSLAAFNKSVTIPDIGSFSLLAAGVDAQHVTAPHSGDAATGDLYKYVWTQSNIGTFSTSATTLLSHPGAHSDTYTFESVRTGGSNVTFTLSAVHAVPEPETYAMLLAGLGVIGATARRRRGR, from the coding sequence ATGAAACTCAAACCCCTCGCCTATCTGCTTGCACTCACCACGTCCGCGCTGGTGGCAGGCAATGCCATCGCGGCGCCCCGCGCCGTCAAACCGTCGGCACTGCCCGCACTCGCCACGCTTGACCTGACGCCGACCGTCATCACCGACACCGCGACCAACCTCAAGGTCCAGTGGTCCTGGGACCTCGTGAACGCCAGTTCATCGCTGAGCCTGCTGTCCGACCCGAAGCTGACCAACTGGACGGTCAGCCTCGCAGCCTTCAACAAGAGCGTCACGATCCCCGACATCGGTTCGTTCTCGCTGCTCGCCGCCGGCGTCGACGCCCAGCACGTTACCGCCCCTCACAGCGGTGATGCCGCCACCGGTGACCTGTATAAATACGTCTGGACGCAGAGCAACATCGGCACTTTCTCCACCAGCGCTACCACGTTGCTCTCGCACCCGGGTGCGCACAGCGATACCTACACTTTCGAGTCGGTACGCACTGGCGGCAGCAATGTGACGTTCACGCTGAGCGCCGTGCATGCGGTGCCGGAACCCGAGACTTACGCGATGCTGCTCGCGGGCCTCGGCGTGATCGGTGCAACCGCGCGCCGTCGTCGCGGCCGCTGA
- a CDS encoding NAD(P)-dependent oxidoreductase has protein sequence MNIALIGASGFVGAALLHEALSRGHQVTAIVRDTTKLQPAPQLTVEAVDLFDAAALAAALRGHDAVISAYNPGWAEPEIRARSVAGGEAVLAAAKSAGVPRLLVVGGAGSLEVAPGVQAVDTQDFPPQWKEAALGMRDLLERLRGEQGIAWTYLSPAFELFPGDRSGHYRLGGDQAFFDAQGHSRISNADYAVALIDELERAAHTGRRFSVAY, from the coding sequence ATGAACATCGCACTCATCGGCGCCAGCGGCTTTGTCGGCGCGGCCCTGCTCCACGAAGCCCTCAGCCGCGGTCACCAGGTGACCGCCATCGTGCGCGACACCACGAAGCTGCAGCCGGCGCCGCAGCTCACCGTCGAAGCGGTCGATCTGTTCGACGCCGCCGCGCTCGCCGCCGCGCTACGCGGCCACGATGCGGTGATCAGCGCTTACAACCCGGGCTGGGCCGAGCCCGAGATCCGTGCCCGCTCGGTGGCCGGCGGTGAGGCGGTGCTCGCGGCCGCCAAGTCGGCTGGCGTGCCGCGCCTGCTGGTGGTCGGCGGTGCGGGCAGCCTTGAAGTGGCGCCCGGTGTGCAGGCAGTGGATACGCAGGACTTTCCGCCGCAGTGGAAAGAGGCTGCCCTGGGCATGCGCGATTTGCTCGAACGCCTGCGCGGCGAGCAGGGCATTGCCTGGACCTACCTCTCGCCGGCCTTTGAGCTGTTCCCAGGCGATCGCAGCGGGCACTATCGCCTGGGCGGTGATCAGGCCTTCTTTGATGCGCAAGGTCACAGCCGCATCTCGAACGCCGACTATGCTGTGGCGCTGATCGACGAACTCGAACGCGCGGCCCATACCGGGCGCCGTTTCAGCGTTGCCTACTGA
- a CDS encoding ABC transporter substrate-binding protein codes for MTPPLRSALFAFALNLIVPGLAQAAEAPGITDKEILIGQTAAQTGPAADLGRDVRLGIEAYFKEVNAKGGVNGRQLRLVSLDDGYDPERAAANARQLIEKDKVFAMLGNVGTATGLAVLPLINEAKVPLVGPYSGAESLRGPESSLIFHVRASYADEAQAIIKSIANPAGRRLAVFYQNDAFGKSGLADVEKELKRLNVALVAKATVERNSTDVAAAVDAITKANADGVIMMSAYKSCAAFVREMHKRDPQSFTQYWAVSFVGGKALAAELGQDARGVAVSQVVPFPWGDVIPVVREHAKAMPADAVSFATLEGFIDAKVLVEGLKKAGRNPTREGLVQALGSAGKIDVGGFAVQFAPNDHKGSHYVDLTMIGRGGFIH; via the coding sequence ATGACGCCCCCCCTCCGTAGCGCCCTGTTTGCATTTGCCCTGAACCTGATCGTCCCTGGCCTGGCCCAGGCTGCCGAAGCACCCGGCATCACCGACAAGGAAATCCTGATTGGCCAGACCGCGGCCCAGACGGGCCCCGCCGCAGACCTGGGGCGCGATGTGCGCCTTGGCATCGAGGCTTACTTCAAGGAAGTGAACGCCAAGGGCGGCGTGAACGGGCGGCAACTGCGCCTGGTCTCGCTCGACGACGGCTACGACCCCGAACGCGCCGCCGCCAACGCCAGACAGTTGATCGAGAAGGACAAGGTCTTCGCGATGCTGGGCAATGTCGGCACGGCGACCGGGCTGGCCGTGCTGCCCTTGATCAACGAGGCCAAGGTGCCGCTGGTCGGCCCCTACTCGGGGGCCGAGTCCCTGCGCGGGCCGGAGAGCAGCCTCATCTTCCACGTGCGTGCCAGCTATGCCGATGAGGCGCAGGCGATCATCAAGTCGATCGCCAATCCGGCTGGCCGGCGCCTTGCAGTGTTCTATCAGAACGACGCCTTTGGAAAGTCGGGCCTTGCCGACGTGGAGAAGGAACTCAAACGCCTGAACGTCGCGCTGGTCGCGAAGGCGACGGTGGAGCGCAACTCGACCGATGTGGCCGCGGCGGTTGATGCGATCACCAAGGCCAACGCCGATGGCGTGATCATGATGAGTGCGTACAAGTCATGCGCTGCCTTCGTGCGCGAGATGCACAAGCGCGATCCGCAGTCCTTTACCCAGTACTGGGCCGTTTCCTTTGTCGGTGGCAAGGCATTGGCCGCGGAATTGGGGCAGGACGCGCGCGGCGTTGCCGTGTCGCAAGTCGTGCCGTTTCCGTGGGGCGATGTGATCCCGGTGGTGCGCGAGCATGCCAAGGCGATGCCGGCGGACGCGGTGTCGTTTGCCACGCTCGAAGGCTTCATCGACGCCAAGGTGCTGGTTGAAGGCCTGAAGAAGGCCGGTCGTAACCCGACCCGCGAAGGGCTGGTGCAGGCGCTGGGCAGCGCAGGCAAGATCGACGTCGGCGGCTTTGCGGTGCAATTCGCGCCCAATGACCACAAGGGTTCGCACTATGTCGACCTGACCATGATCGGGCGCGGCGGCTTCATCCACTGA
- a CDS encoding GNAT family N-acetyltransferase, whose translation MHPPDQPVWASLTTHHAALSLGGPLARRFAPDVNVFAAARDNSPDALAALAELTSPGAPVYVIQTTPVAIPPGCVALKEARGVQMLATRDLAPLASMEGIDILTDEDAPEMLALAQLTEPGPFLPRTHCMGRFIGVRVDGRLVAMAGERMRLPGYTEVSGVCTHPDARGQGLARRLSTAVGAAIQARGEQAFLHAWRSNQAAIALYESLGFEIRTEMFVAVIARNAA comes from the coding sequence ATGCATCCGCCCGACCAGCCCGTGTGGGCCAGCCTGACCACCCATCATGCCGCGTTGTCGCTTGGCGGCCCGCTCGCACGCCGCTTCGCGCCGGACGTCAACGTCTTCGCCGCCGCGCGCGACAACAGCCCCGATGCACTCGCCGCACTGGCCGAGCTGACATCACCCGGCGCCCCGGTGTACGTGATCCAGACCACGCCGGTGGCGATCCCGCCCGGCTGCGTCGCGCTCAAGGAGGCGCGCGGTGTACAGATGCTCGCCACCCGCGACCTCGCCCCGCTCGCGTCGATGGAGGGCATCGACATCCTCACCGACGAAGACGCACCCGAAATGCTGGCCCTCGCGCAGCTCACCGAACCGGGCCCCTTCCTGCCGCGCACCCATTGCATGGGCCGCTTCATTGGCGTGCGCGTCGATGGCCGACTGGTCGCCATGGCGGGCGAACGGATGCGCCTGCCCGGCTACACCGAAGTCAGCGGTGTCTGCACCCACCCGGACGCCCGCGGTCAGGGCCTCGCGCGGCGCCTTTCCACCGCGGTCGGCGCCGCCATCCAGGCGCGCGGCGAGCAGGCCTTCCTGCACGCGTGGCGCAGCAACCAGGCCGCCATTGCCCTGTACGAAAGCCTCGGTTTCGAGATCCGCACCGAGATGTTCGTCGCGGTCATCGCGCGCAACGCCGCCTGA
- the pssA gene encoding CDP-diacylglycerol--serine O-phosphatidyltransferase, giving the protein MNKPKPFSMIREFHLADWFTLGNAFCGVGALFAAMSYLQYQDVKHFFFACGLIPLALVFDVLDGRIARWRQKSSAMGRELDSLADVISFGVAPAAIAYAAGMQGLYDRIILVFFVACGVSRLARYNVTAESLADDSGKVKYFEGTPIPTSFALVAVLAAAAANGALRADMWGGEVEIFGFHLHPLALMFAISGSLMISRIRIPKL; this is encoded by the coding sequence ATGAACAAACCCAAACCCTTCTCGATGATCCGCGAGTTCCACCTTGCGGACTGGTTCACGCTCGGCAATGCCTTCTGCGGTGTCGGCGCGCTGTTTGCGGCGATGTCCTACCTGCAGTATCAGGACGTGAAGCACTTCTTCTTCGCCTGCGGTCTGATCCCGCTGGCACTCGTGTTCGATGTGCTGGACGGGCGCATCGCGCGCTGGCGGCAGAAGAGTTCGGCGATGGGGCGCGAGCTCGACTCGCTGGCGGACGTGATTTCCTTCGGCGTCGCGCCGGCGGCGATCGCCTACGCGGCCGGCATGCAGGGGCTCTACGACCGCATCATCCTGGTCTTCTTCGTCGCCTGTGGCGTGTCGCGCCTCGCACGCTACAACGTCACCGCGGAATCGCTCGCCGACGATTCGGGCAAGGTGAAGTACTTCGAAGGCACGCCGATCCCCACTTCGTTCGCGCTGGTGGCGGTGCTGGCGGCGGCAGCGGCCAACGGGGCGCTGCGGGCAGACATGTGGGGCGGCGAAGTGGAAATCTTCGGCTTCCACCTGCATCCGCTGGCGCTCATGTTTGCGATTTCCGGTTCGCTGATGATCAGCCGGATCCGCATTCCGAAGCTCTGA
- a CDS encoding SLC13 family permease: protein MHRLLLIPARIAARLRQDELLLILLLLCVGFSLLHPAAVAAYPRLVDWPTIAALAGLLLLTTGLEESGFLQHAAFHVVTRMHTERHLALLLVGVSAALATVLTNDIALFIVVPLTLGLHGMAQLPTARLVIFEALAVNAGSVLTPMGNPQNLFLWHRSGVSFGSFVAAMAPLAAILLGALLLLTGLAFPARRIDTHEDIAPPPLARRLLWVSLALYPVFLLLLDAHQPWLGLALVAAVFLLAFRAVVREVDWALIVVFVLMFIDLRLLAELPAVRDAVATIGLHDPQRLYAAGVLASQVISNVPAAILLAEHSAHWQVIAWAVNVGGFGLLVGSLANLIALRMLGDRRAWLGFHLWSLPFLAAVAGLVWVWLFMVRGFA, encoded by the coding sequence ATGCACCGCCTGCTCCTGATCCCTGCCCGCATTGCCGCCCGCCTGCGTCAGGACGAACTGCTGCTGATCCTGCTGCTGTTGTGTGTCGGATTCAGCTTGCTACACCCGGCGGCCGTCGCCGCTTACCCGCGGCTGGTGGATTGGCCGACCATTGCGGCGCTCGCCGGCCTGTTGCTGCTGACCACCGGGCTGGAGGAGAGCGGCTTCCTGCAGCATGCCGCCTTCCATGTGGTAACGCGCATGCACACCGAGCGCCACCTCGCGCTGCTGCTGGTTGGCGTGTCGGCGGCGCTGGCAACGGTGCTGACCAACGACATCGCGCTCTTCATCGTGGTGCCGCTGACGCTGGGGCTGCACGGCATGGCCCAGTTGCCGACGGCGCGGCTGGTGATCTTCGAGGCGCTCGCGGTGAATGCCGGCTCGGTGCTGACGCCGATGGGCAATCCGCAGAACCTGTTCCTGTGGCATCGCTCCGGCGTTTCCTTCGGCAGTTTCGTCGCCGCGATGGCGCCGCTGGCCGCGATCCTGCTCGGCGCGCTGCTGCTGCTCACCGGCCTCGCCTTCCCGGCGCGCCGCATCGACACCCATGAGGACATCGCGCCGCCGCCGCTTGCGCGCCGGCTGCTGTGGGTGAGCCTCGCCCTCTACCCGGTGTTTCTGCTCCTGCTCGACGCGCACCAGCCCTGGCTGGGTCTCGCGCTGGTCGCTGCGGTATTCCTGCTTGCCTTCCGCGCGGTGGTGCGCGAGGTGGACTGGGCCTTGATCGTCGTGTTCGTGCTGATGTTCATCGATTTGCGCCTGCTCGCCGAACTGCCCGCGGTGCGCGACGCAGTGGCGACGATCGGCCTGCACGATCCGCAGCGCTTGTACGCAGCCGGCGTGCTGGCTTCACAGGTGATCAGCAATGTGCCCGCGGCGATCCTGCTTGCCGAGCATTCCGCGCACTGGCAGGTGATTGCGTGGGCGGTGAATGTGGGCGGCTTCGGCTTGCTGGTCGGCTCGCTGGCCAACCTGATCGCGTTGCGAATGCTCGGCGACCGCCGCGCGTGGCTCGGCTTTCATCTCTGGTCGCTACCCTTCCTCGCCGCCGTTGCGGGGCTGGTATGGGTGTGGCTGTTCATGGTGCGAGGTTTCGCGTGA
- a CDS encoding substrate-binding periplasmic protein gives MRLIASLLLLVVSLSSRAALGQPLHVAVSEGWNMPFARFVRDAGGTRLEAGVIHDWYRALAAELGRPIDFTVLPPMRVDLLVRDEQIDLRCFSSPEWENKDLLQAYQWSDQQILSVEERLVGGPRAATVKRLEDLAGQSIGTVIGYRYPLLEPLFRQQRITREDAPSEAVMLEKQLLGRSDYSVVRALTLEYLQSQDPKWLGLQTSPLVVSSTPLYCLLRRGSGISMAQFDAALANLRRRGTMQQLLERYRLQ, from the coding sequence ATGCGCCTGATTGCAAGCCTGCTCCTGCTGGTCGTGTCCCTGTCGAGCCGCGCCGCGCTCGGCCAGCCGCTGCACGTCGCAGTATCGGAGGGCTGGAACATGCCGTTCGCCCGCTTTGTGCGCGACGCCGGCGGCACGCGACTGGAGGCAGGCGTGATTCATGACTGGTACCGCGCGCTGGCCGCCGAATTGGGGCGCCCGATCGACTTCACCGTTTTGCCGCCGATGCGCGTGGACTTGCTGGTCCGCGACGAGCAGATCGACCTGCGTTGCTTCAGTTCGCCGGAATGGGAAAACAAGGACCTGCTGCAGGCCTACCAATGGTCGGACCAGCAAATCCTGAGCGTGGAAGAACGCCTGGTCGGTGGCCCCAGGGCCGCGACGGTCAAACGCTTGGAGGATCTCGCCGGGCAATCGATCGGCACCGTGATCGGTTATCGCTATCCGCTGCTCGAACCCTTGTTCCGGCAGCAGCGGATCACGCGCGAGGACGCGCCGAGCGAGGCGGTGATGCTTGAAAAGCAGTTGCTCGGACGCAGCGACTACAGCGTGGTGCGCGCGCTCACGCTGGAGTACCTCCAATCGCAGGACCCAAAGTGGCTGGGTTTGCAGACCTCGCCGCTGGTGGTGTCGAGCACGCCTCTGTACTGCTTGCTGCGACGCGGGTCGGGCATCTCCATGGCGCAATTCGACGCCGCGCTGGCGAACCTCAGGCGACGCGGCACGATGCAGCAGTTGCTGGAGCGCTACAGGCTGCAGTAA
- a CDS encoding LysR family transcriptional regulator: MDRLRAMAIFARVVDTGSMSAAARALGLSTSAVSQQIRALEADTGVVLLHRSTRRLTLTAAGSGFYEGCAEMLAAAERAEQRLAEQRDAPVGELWVTAPMSFASAHLGPALAPLLRANPQLTLRVFATDARLDLIESRIDLAIRVGALSDSSQVARRLAQWQGVLVASPAWISQNAPVREPEDLTRADFLLLTPLGEPQEVVLSRGGDVRRLRLKGRIASDSQQTTLALARLGLGIAREVDADVGDDLARGALARVLPEWTLPPVGVWAVTPQRDAQPAKVRHAIEALRHYLDARMSVVTRNPA, from the coding sequence ATGGATCGCCTGCGCGCCATGGCCATCTTTGCCCGCGTGGTCGACACCGGCTCGATGAGCGCCGCCGCACGGGCGCTGGGGCTGAGCACGTCGGCGGTCAGTCAGCAGATCCGCGCGCTGGAGGCCGACACCGGCGTGGTGTTGCTGCATCGCTCGACACGCCGCCTCACGCTGACCGCCGCGGGTAGCGGCTTCTACGAAGGTTGCGCGGAGATGCTGGCCGCGGCAGAACGGGCGGAACAGCGCCTTGCCGAGCAGCGCGACGCGCCAGTCGGCGAACTATGGGTCACGGCACCGATGAGCTTCGCCAGCGCCCACCTAGGCCCGGCGCTCGCGCCGCTGCTGCGCGCCAATCCGCAACTGACGCTGCGGGTCTTCGCCACCGATGCGCGGCTGGATCTGATCGAATCGCGCATCGATCTGGCGATCCGCGTCGGCGCCCTGAGCGATTCCAGCCAGGTCGCGCGGCGTCTCGCGCAATGGCAGGGCGTGCTGGTTGCGTCCCCGGCATGGATCAGTCAGAACGCTCCGGTGCGCGAACCGGAAGACCTGACGCGGGCGGACTTCCTGCTGCTGACACCCTTGGGCGAACCGCAGGAGGTGGTGCTGAGCCGCGGGGGCGACGTGCGCAGACTGCGCCTCAAGGGTCGCATCGCAAGCGACAGCCAGCAGACGACGCTGGCCTTGGCACGCCTGGGGCTGGGCATCGCGCGCGAGGTCGATGCCGATGTGGGCGACGATCTCGCCCGCGGCGCGCTGGCGAGGGTGTTGCCCGAATGGACCTTGCCGCCGGTCGGGGTATGGGCGGTCACCCCACAACGCGATGCACAACCGGCGAAGGTGCGGCACGCAATCGAGGCATTGCGGCACTACCTCGATGCGAGAATGTCCGTCGTCACCCGCAATCCGGCCTAG